One part of the Astatotilapia calliptera chromosome 9, fAstCal1.2, whole genome shotgun sequence genome encodes these proteins:
- the LOC113029736 gene encoding MAGUK p55 subfamily member 7-like, with product MFGERSLHSLVKIHERLQHYEESKPAPVLEGAAPLARDVSDELEGKSASQDVKELLKLLANPHVKSLLSVHDAVAQKKYDPELPPLPEDIDDDEDSVKIIRLVKNKEPLGATIRCDESTGAIIVARIMKGGPADRSGLIHVGDELKEVNGIPVDDKKPEEIIRILAQSQGAITFKVVPGAKDEASIKEPQMFVKALFDYDPKDDNTIPCKEAGLAFKKGCILQIMSQDDATWWQAKHEGDTNPRAGLIPSKQFQERRLAFQQPVTTLSSLRRSTRRSCGWEEEKNGKSEECWSGQFVEFISETDSSFC from the exons ATCCACGAACGGCTGCAGCACTATGAAGAGAGCAAGCCCGCCCCTGTCCTGGAAGGAGCTGCACCTCTGGCACGTGAC GTGTCTGATGAGCTGGAAGGCAAATCAGCCAGTCAGGATGTCAAAGAGCTTCTTAAACTGCTGGCAAACCCACATGTAAAG AGCCTCCTGTCCGTCCACGACGCAGTTGCCCAAAAGAAGTATGACCCCGAACTACCTCCGCTGCCTGAAGACATCGATGACGATGAAGATTCTGTGAAAATTATAAGATTGGTCAAGAACAAGGAGCCACTG GGAGCAACAATAAGATGTGATGAGAGCACAGGTGCCATCATTGTGGCCCGGATCATGAAGGGAGGGCCAGCTGACAGAAGTG GTTTAATTCATGTAGGGGATGAACTGAAGGAGGTCAATGGAATCCCTGTGGACGACAAGAAACCAGAGGAAATCATTCGTATTCTG GCACAGTCACAAGGAGCCATTACCTTTAAAGTTGTCCCTGGTGCAAAGGACGAGGCATCTATCAAGGAGCCACAG ATGTTTGTGAAGGCGCTCTTTGACTACGACCCAAAAGATGACAACACCATCCCATGTAAGGAAGCTGGTTTGGCCTTCAAGAAGGGTTGCATCCTACAGATCATGAGCCAAGATGATGCAACCTGGTGGCAGGCCAAACACGAGGGCGACACAAATCCTCGTGCTGGCTTAATACCATCCAAACAGTTCCAGGAGAG GAGACTTGCATTTCAGCAACCTGTTACGACTCTTTCGTCCCTAAGGAGGTCTACTAGACGATCAT GTGGatgggaggaagagaagaatgGCAAAAGTGAGGAATGCTGGTCAGGACAGTTTGTGGAGTTCATTTCTGAAACAGACTCATCCTTCTGCTGA